ACGAGGTTGATCTTGATGCATGAAATAGGTGGGTGATCCCCAGGCAGACCATAATTGTTGGGAGCGTCCAGAAGATATGGACACTCCTCGATCTCTTTACAAGATTGATAAAGACACCCCTGGATCAGAAATTGCAGCAGAAACGGCCGCAGCCTTGGCTGCCTCCTCCATTGTTTTCAGATTCACAAACCCTCGTTACTCACACCTTCTCCTCCAACGTTCTCAATCGGTATGTTTGGGTGCTCAAGTAAAATAGAAAACATAGCTGTTAACTAACACAGCAAAATCAACAAGTTTCATCCATCCATTTTGAGAAAAACCTTATACATCCATCTTCTTTCTAACCGGCCATTCATGTTTCCCTTCAGCTCTTCAGCTTTGCCGATCGATACAAGGGCACCTACGGAGGAGAGTGTCCATTTTATTGCTCTGTTTCAGGCTACAATGTAAGAAGACTTTGGTTTTCTCTTAACATATGCACTTGTAACCAGAATTTGGTTTTCTTTTAACATATGCACTTGTAAATATGATCTCAGGACGAGCTTCTATGGGCTGCATCTTGGCTATACAGAGCTACCAAATCCTCATATTATTCCAACTATATTATCCAGCACGACGATGTAAAGGCATATGTTAATGAAttcaactgggacctcaaatatgCTGGAGTTCAAGTGCTTCTAACAGACGTAAGCGTAGACTGATTGGtgcaattttttaaataaaatgtaatataaaCATACTCTAGCTTAAAGCTAACTTATGCACTTCACCAACCAGTTATATTTCCAAGGGGAAGCTCAATTCTCAGCCTATAGAAGTAATGCAGAACGCTTTGTTTGTTCACTTCTTCCAGGCAGTCCCATTCGTTCTGTTAAAACCACCCCAGGTGAACTCTCTATCTCTTCACCAGTACCACTAACAATCAATCCTTTTTCTAGTCACAACCATATAAATCCTCTGTTACTACTCCTCTTCTAATCATAGCCCTCAAAATTCTCTTAGTGATATCTGTAATACAATTCTTTTGTTACAGGAGGTTTGTTGTATGTTAGAGATGGCGCCAACACTCAATATGTTACCAGTGCTGCTTTTTTGATGGCAAGATACAGTGATTTACTATCAGCTAAGAAGCGAACATTGTCATGCGGCAACACTCTCTTTAAACCCAACGACGTTATGGGCTTCGCAAAGCTACAAGTAAGCACACTACATTATCTGTTTTTGTATTTTGGAGCATACAATATAACGAATCCTAATCATATCCTTTGCAGATTGATTATTTATTAGGAAGGAATCCTCTGGGCATTTCATATATGGTAGGATACGGTTCCAAATATCCAAGGCAACCACATCACAGAGGAGCATCTGTAGTTTCCATTCATCAACAACCAaggaagatcaaatgcattgaaggtTTTATGAACTGGTTTCACAAAGATTCTTCCAATCCAAACACACTAATTGGGGCAATAGTGGGGGGCCCAGATAAATATGATCGTTTTGTAGACCTCAGGACCAAATCTAGCATGCTTGAACCTACAACATACATAAATTCTCCTCTTGTGGGTGTTCTTGCAAAATTGTACAGAATGACATGCAAAACTAACAGGCAGTGTTGATTTTCTTGGACATCAAAGAACTAGGAAAAATCTTTCCATCAATCATTGGAAATGACAGATTATGTTGCACTAGAGTATTTACAATTGTGGGAGGCTATATGAGAAAAGGCCCCCAAGATGAATCATGTCATTATTaacacaataaaaattattattttcaagtTACAGCTTTTATGTTGGTtctaaagtaaaaaatatataaatctatttATGTTAGAATTAGAATTGAATATTATTAATAGTTTAtgttttaatataataaaaaagtgatattattaatttttttgttatgCTGATAGGTATTATACAATTTCATTAGGGGTAGTTAGAATTTGTATACATACAAATTTCTCCTTAAATCGCATGGATGAACAATAATCATGGTCATTATTACTTGATTATGAAACTAGTTTACTTTTTAATATTGTtacaattattaatatgaaatttaatattgttaaaattgctaaattGAAATGTGTAATGTGCTCAAAGGTGTGATATGATTATATTAAGGATGGTGATAACTTGTGCACATACAAACTTTTTCTTAAATTACATTCATCAACAATAACcattgtcatcaattaattataatACTTTCACCCTCTAAAAAATGGAAATCCCCCATCCCATGTCTTCATTATTATACATGAGCCAAATTTATTTGTTGGATTGTACATTGTCTCTCACATTATTATACATCAACCAATTTATTTGTTGCATTGTACATTGTCTCTCGCGCTTTTTTATCACAAATTCATAGGTGCTCAATGAAGCCGTGCCTATTTACTCTAAAGCATATTTTCTAAACAATTTAATTCACTCATCTCACTATTTCTTTTAAATACAAGTAATAATAACTCAATGTGACAATAATTCTCGCAACAATAATATATTAATGAATAAAAACTCAATCGCCAATAAGTTGAAAACAGCAATTATGCTTTTACCATGAGCCCAAGTACCTTGGAAAGAAATAATAAAGCAATAAATAAAATGCATCATTCACATTATAGCCATCAACAAATGGCTGAAGAGAGAAACCCTTCACGCCGATGTGCAATTGGTTATGTAGCTTTTGAATAccacattattttatttttctaaagaaaatatgatgttttattttcattttatattttcttCCCCTACAAGTTCCCATTCATTCACCTGGCAATATATTGATTTACttcttatgattttgatttttttttaaataattgtttACAATTTTATATTTATAGGTAATTCTTTTATTGACAAGTTGTGGAATGAGGGCCCACTCATataaaaaatggcatataaaatagaGAGTGAAATCTAATTGAAAAAtgaggagaaaagaagaggaagaagacagAGGAAGTTGACAAAGTTTAAGTTTGCTAAAACATATTAACAAACCATCCTTCCAAAATTTGACTAAAAGTAACTTTGCTTTAATGTCAAAGGACAAAAAGACTTcactatttttctttaattttctcttGGTAAGGAGTGCTTGAGAGATCCACTAAGAGGCCTTTCAAATAGAGGCTTGGGATTCCATTTTATATTTTTCAACCCTGGATTTCATACTTGGTCACTTATCAAGTTTACCAATGTTTAATCAAAATCGTACTCTTAGTCTAGCGTGATATTCGTGATGTTAGGGCAAATAAATTCATCTTAATGGTCCAAAAATTCATTCAGAAAACAAATGCGCTACTTACATGAAACATGAAGGAGATCCTCATCTTCAAAAGGATGGAATTTTTCCTATTGAGAAATATCCTTACTTTTAGAGGTTTGATGATTGCACTGGAAAGTCACCAAACAACACAATTCTACAGCACAAgagagaactatattcatagaaaTAACCCCAACAACCATAGTAATAAAGGAATTTTGCAaggaataatttaataaaatccaATTGTTTTGTCAAAATAAGTCAAGATTAGAGctaccatttttgtaaatcccttTCTGGAGGTCACCAATATAAAGATTTGATATATATTTTGTATTGCAGCCCATAATTTTGAGCCCCATTTATTAAATCTAAAACAACGCTCTGAAAGACCATAACGACTAGTATGCTGAAACCATGCACCATATAAAATTTAATTCCAACCATGTGTGATAAAGGCTCAAAGAAGTTAGCCATCATGCAttttcttgaatatatttttgCCCTATTAAGAGATCCCTCTTTAATTTCTATAAAAAATAATACACTTTATTGAGAAGGGTCTAAATGAGCATGTATAATTCCTCataattaaaagaatattttaaaagTGTAGCCAAATTGAGATATTCTCGATCCTATGTTGACGCAGTTGATGTAGAACCAAGTGATGACGTGAAtaaaagagttctgaaatttgGGATGCCTCTGAAGAAGGAATCTGCTCAAAGAACAAACTTGGTTCATTGTCAAAGATCTTACAGTTGTTTGATTCAAGACCTATTTTCATAGTATTATCTAGACTAACATAATGGGGCTTCTTCAAAAGAAAAATTTAGGGAAAATACATCTATCCATCCCTTACCTTTAAACAAGTCATGCTTTTTCACAACCCTTTCAATATCATGATCAGTAGATACAAACCCGTACCTGACATATAGAACACAAATGGAACAGAGATCCATAATTCTGAAGCAAATCAAATGCATTAGATAGGAATACAAAaacaacctaagaaggaaaaaaaaattgaGGAGCCTTCAGGTTAAGAACCTCTTCGCCCACTATAATAATGATCGCCCGCTAGATTGTCGCACAATCCCACTTGAAGATGTACTTCATATGCTTCGTTGTGTAGGACACATATGTTGGAAACTCACAGTTAGTAAATGTAACTCAAATGCATCAGTTCAAAGGATTATACTCTATTATTTCAACCACTAGTAGACATagagaacaaagagaaaaaaatgatgaaacaaAATCTTCATTTTTCCCTCCTAAATCCATCTCCTCAAATGCCACCCAAATCTACGGAAACAGTAAGCTCAAAATAGAAATGTAATCATACAAGTGAGGTATTTGAAGTAGATTGAAGTAATTATTTTCTTACTTTCTTAACCTTTCCAGTGTCTAATCAAAACCTATTGCACATCAAAAAATCATTTCTATTTTCATGAGATGCGCTAGAAAAGTACCATGATTTCCTAAGGAAAAGCCACTTGACACTCAAATCAGAAAAAAGGAATTATAATCGACCTTAAATGGTGTTactaatatatacatacatagatacatacatatatctttgtgtgtgtttgtgtgtacgtAGACAAATTTGTCATCCCATTATGGAGGCGAGATGTGGGCATATAAGGAAAGAAAGTAGACAAATGGTCCATTCAAGTTAAGCTAGGAGGTCAAATGACAAATGTACTTTCAAGTCCTTGAACTTAATGGATAGGCTCAAGGAACCTTATATGATCTCTCGTGGGCTTCATAGCATGGATGAGTCATTGGGTAAATCCTCAAAGAAAACTCACATGTATTTATAattattaggattatgattagaattgtctttataacttgttggactatATGTGTATCTTTTGATAACAAATTTGATTGCAAGTTATAAATCAAGACACTAAGTTGACAAATCTCTACTTCCAACACAATCCCAACACTTGTTCAGAATTTTAGGGACAATCAAATAGAGCGCTAATAGAAATTAGTGATTCTCATGATAGCAACAAAATAGTGGAAGATGACCAAAAAGAGGGCACAATAAAGTAGGTCAACCTTTGGAGACTCAATGTTTAACCAATTTCATTTGGATTGACCTGAAAACTCTTTCACAAAAGGATGCTTTTCCATAATTTCCAAGATAATAATCCTAGAGTCAAGTTTCCAAGACATATCTTAGATACAATCATCATAGATCTTAAAatcaagaggctcaaaaggaaaggtGACCTTAATATCCCTAAGAGATAAAAGGTAGGGTTGATTTCCAGTTCTAATGAAGGGTAGGAAAAGTGAGAGAAAGAGGAATGTTCTCCCCATACATATAAGGAGGACACACAACCTCAACTTTATAATTTAACCATATGTCTAATGTGGGCTATTTTTTAAATTTGGGATTCTAAAAAACACTATATATCTAATAAGGCTTCGAAACATTTTTTTAGTGTTGTGTATCAATATAGATGTAAAGGCTCCTTTATCAAAAGGGAGACTCTAGAGAGGTAGCTTCAGCTAAGGGTAGAAACATAGAACTAGAGTCCTTGTATTTCTATTAGGGGGAACACAAATATTTAGATCGACCTCTCTGTGATCATTCCAATCTAACCATATTATCctataaaaatggaaaatgcatgaCAAGATTGTTTCCCGCAAGGAATTAGTAATTGTGTCAAGTAATAATTCATCAAAGATGCAACTATTGTGGACAACAGATAATGAGTCCACAATCATTTCCATGTGATTTCACTACCTTAAATTCAACTCATTTCACTCTTACCCTTACGTTATTTACTCCTTAACACCCTattgattttttatctttttagGTCTTTCCCTACATAACAAATCCATTATTTCAATGACTGAAATTTCCTACATTAGCCACTGTTGACCACCCTATACAAAACACCTTTTCCCTCTCAATGTCATTTTCCCTAATTCATTTTTCATTTATAATATTGCACTCGTCATTGACCAGCTTACACTTGGCAATTCatattaaaaattgatttttttttttggattggctAGAACCTTTGAATATATCTCTAATATTAGAAAGCCACATAAGTCAACCACATGTATAGTCAAACTGAGACAATAGTGAGAGacaaaaaatatgtaaataaataTCTTAATGCATTAACTCAATGAAATATTTAACTTAATAAGAtataaatttaaattgaaatattttttgtcATCTAGAATAGAAAGTTTTCTATCTAGGATAGAGACATGTGATGACCATACAAGATAGCACACAGGAACAAATCATATAAAAAGTACATAGTATTCACAAGTAAGGTTATTTAGAAAAAATATCTACACTAACACCCTCCATGCACAACTAGGTGGATACAAAGAGATTAGGGTCTTGAAAAGTACAAAGAAACCCTAACAAAGTTGTTAAAGAGAAAACACCTAGTGGGAAAGACTTCCCATTGATGTGGAAAGAGGATGGAAGCAGATTAACTCCATAATATGTTAATGAAAAAGTCTTGAATATTCATGCCTACCTTGATGTTGATCTTGAGTTATGACTAAAACTGATATATGGTAACAAGTACCACAAAGATTCAAGCACACTAACCATAATGAATGACCCTCAAACTAACATGTGACATGATGCAAATGAAATGACATATTCAAGATCATTAACCAAATGCTCTAAATATGAGATGTTATCTCAAATGTACTAAAATGTGTGATGTTATGAGTATGATGTGCTCAAGAAAAACTAAATAATCTAGATACAATTCATGCAAGTTGTCATCAAGAAGAAGATGATATGCAATTAAACTTTTTATGCATGAATCTTCTCTAGGATGGAACATTATTGAAGTTCAATTATTACAATACCCTCGAACCACGCTTGACTTAGTACTTTATCATATTCATTTCCTCGATTAGCActaacaatttttaaaataatctctATAGTCAAATGGGATAAATGAAGCATGCAAAAAACAAGTAGAACATACAATTACCAAGAATGAAAAGAAGCTTATAGTATGCAAAAACAAAATCCTTCTGGTCTTTACAACACGTATAGGAAACTAATCTAAACAATACATATGGGCTGCATAAGAATAAAAGGGCTTGTAGCACAACTAGCATCTCCAATTACTTGCATGATGGTTTTCGTGTCCTCTTCCTAAACCAATGATGACAACTATATGAATTGGAACCTCAATACAATTTAACCCCAAATGCTTGATCTATGATATATCGTAGCTCCAAATAAGAAATCATACAAGATAGAAGGAACACACATCTACCTTCCAATGTTTAATTTCACAGCTTACTAGATACCTCATAACAAGGTTAAAATAGGTGCAAACACCTCTAAAATTAGTTTATCGCAATAACATGTTATTGGGAAAAACTAATTTAGAGGTGTTTGCACATATT
The sequence above is drawn from the Cryptomeria japonica unplaced genomic scaffold, Sugi_1.0 HiC_scaffold_187, whole genome shotgun sequence genome and encodes:
- the LOC131073300 gene encoding endoglucanase 16-like, with amino-acid sequence MAKAMEALLAVVLLLFCGEWQVVRGEFDYRDALSKSILFLEAQRSGKLPQSQRVKWRGDSGLTDGKLQNVDLAGGYYDAGDNVKYGLPMAFTITTLAWGTLDYGKELKAAGEIQNARDAIRWGTDYFLKASATPNELWVQVGDPQADHNCWERPEDMDTPRSLYKIDKDTPGSEIAAETAAALAASSIVFRFTNPRYSHLLLQRSQSLFSFADRYKGTYGGECPFYCSVSGYNDELLWAASWLYRATKSSYYSNYIIQHDDVKAYVNEFNWDLKYAGVQVLLTDLYFQGEAQFSAYRSNAERFVCSLLPGSPIRSVKTTPGGLLYVRDGANTQYVTSAAFLMARYSDLLSAKKRTLSCGNTLFKPNDVMGFAKLQIDYLLGRNPLGISYMVGYGSKYPRQPHHRGASVVSIHQQPRKIKCIEGFMNWFHKDSSNPNTLIGAIVGGPDKYDRFVDLRTKSSMLEPTTYINSPLVGVLAKLYRMTCKTNRQC